A stretch of the Desulfobacter sp. genome encodes the following:
- a CDS encoding ISAs1 family transposase, protein MNQNHKTLHDEAVLFFNKMEEMKNQGYQFNEQTSVDGGHGRVETRRAVITSDIDWFEDKKSWKGLKNIGMIESTREMDGQISHEKRYYISSLDSDPNIFGNAVRRHWGIENSVHWVLDIAFREDESRVRKGNSPENFAAIRHIALNLLRNNKTFKGSVKTKRLNAAMDIKYLEEVMFG, encoded by the coding sequence ATGAACCAAAATCATAAAACCTTGCATGATGAAGCGGTACTTTTTTTCAATAAAATGGAAGAAATGAAAAATCAGGGGTACCAGTTTAATGAACAGACCAGTGTTGACGGAGGGCACGGTCGAGTCGAAACGCGCAGGGCTGTGATAACCTCTGATATTGATTGGTTTGAAGATAAAAAAAGTTGGAAAGGTTTGAAAAATATTGGAATGATTGAATCCACCCGGGAAATGGACGGCCAGATCAGTCATGAAAAGCGATATTATATATCGAGCCTGGATAGCGACCCCAATATTTTTGGTAATGCTGTCAGGAGGCATTGGGGAATTGAAAATTCAGTGCATTGGGTATTGGATATTGCGTTCCGTGAAGACGAAAGCAGAGTCAGAAAGGGGAACTCTCCTGAGAATTTTGCAGCGATTCGGCACATTGCATTAAATTTATTACGGAACAATAAGACATTTAAAGGGAGTGTAAAAACCAAAAGGTTGAATGCTGCTATGGATATCAAATATCTGGAGGAAGTTATGTTTGGATGA
- a CDS encoding CBS domain-containing protein, producing the protein MIKASDIMETNIICINPETEISRAVEVLLNNHINGAPVVDAQEDLVGILCQSDLIFQQKELPIPPIFTILDGIIPLSSSKKLQESFQKMSAAYVADAMVTQVTTVAPDTPVSEIASLMVEKHFHTIPVVEEKKLVGIIGKEDVLKTLISEAGKGNAP; encoded by the coding sequence ATGATAAAGGCATCAGATATCATGGAAACCAATATTATCTGCATCAACCCGGAAACAGAAATTTCCCGGGCCGTGGAGGTGCTTCTCAACAACCATATTAACGGTGCACCCGTGGTGGACGCCCAGGAAGACCTTGTGGGCATCCTCTGCCAGAGCGATTTGATTTTCCAGCAAAAAGAACTGCCCATTCCTCCGATTTTTACCATCCTGGACGGGATTATCCCTTTGAGTTCCTCAAAAAAACTCCAAGAAAGTTTCCAAAAAATGTCTGCCGCCTACGTGGCAGATGCCATGGTGACCCAGGTGACCACAGTGGCGCCTGACACCCCGGTCTCAGAAATTGCCAGTCTCATGGTGGAAAAGCATTTTCACACCATCCCTGTGGTGGAAGAAAAAAAACTGGTGGGCATTATCGGCAAGGAAGATGTCCTGAAAACCCTGATCAGTGAGGCAGGCAAAGGGAATGCGCCCTAG
- a CDS encoding glutaconyl-CoA decarboxylase subunit alpha, whose protein sequence is MRNYFEEMAPFGKALNQGQIISSEENIVQIKEVEDDIAARVEKVQNAGMPTEKINARGVMTVWQRLGYLIDPGTWHPLHTLFNPEDNVEGTTNVIDGLAKISGRWAVVIGFDNKVMAGAWLPGQPENILRATDLSKRLNIPLVWLVNCSGVKLPEQEKFYANRRGSGTAFYRHAELEQMGIPILAGIYGTNPAGGGYQGISPTILFAHKNCNIAVGGGGILSGMSPKGAFDLEGAEQLISSAKEYKAKPPGSVDVHYDHTGFFRYVYEEEQGVLDGLKEYMKDMPAYHPKFFRVAEAKEPRFATQELTRLIPHNLKQIYDFKEVLARLVDNSEHMEFRPDYGPEVYTGLCKVDGFLVGCIGNNQGWLGENYPEYADYPGIGGKLYRQGLIKMNEFVTLCGRDRIPVIWFQDTSGIDVGDIAEKAELLGIGQSLIYSIQQTDVPMMLVTLRKGTAAAHYVMGGPTANRHNAFTLGLATTEIAVMHGETAAAASYSRRLVKEKDAGRPLEPIIEKMNEMAQEYRDNSRPTFCAKQGFVDEVVKMDGLRHYLKAFAGAAYQNPKSICPQHHLITPRIIRG, encoded by the coding sequence ATGCGAAATTATTTTGAAGAAATGGCCCCCTTTGGCAAGGCTTTGAACCAGGGCCAGATCATCAGTTCAGAGGAGAATATTGTCCAGATTAAAGAGGTTGAGGATGATATTGCCGCCAGGGTGGAAAAGGTTCAAAATGCCGGCATGCCTACTGAAAAGATAAATGCCAGAGGTGTCATGACCGTATGGCAGCGCCTGGGCTACCTGATTGATCCGGGCACCTGGCATCCTCTGCATACCCTGTTTAACCCGGAAGACAACGTGGAGGGCACCACCAACGTCATTGACGGTCTGGCAAAAATTTCAGGCCGGTGGGCGGTGGTGATCGGATTTGACAACAAGGTCATGGCAGGCGCCTGGCTGCCGGGCCAGCCTGAAAATATTCTTCGGGCAACCGATTTGTCCAAGCGGCTGAACATCCCTCTGGTCTGGCTGGTCAATTGTTCAGGGGTCAAACTGCCTGAACAGGAAAAATTTTATGCCAACCGCAGGGGGTCGGGCACGGCCTTCTACCGCCATGCAGAACTTGAACAGATGGGGATTCCCATTCTGGCGGGGATCTACGGGACAAATCCTGCCGGCGGCGGATACCAGGGCATCAGCCCCACCATTCTGTTTGCCCATAAAAATTGTAATATTGCTGTGGGAGGCGGAGGCATTCTTTCCGGTATGTCACCCAAGGGGGCCTTTGACTTAGAAGGGGCGGAACAACTCATTTCCTCAGCCAAGGAATACAAGGCCAAGCCCCCGGGATCGGTTGATGTTCACTATGATCATACGGGTTTTTTCCGCTATGTTTATGAAGAAGAGCAGGGCGTTTTAGACGGGCTTAAGGAGTATATGAAGGATATGCCGGCCTACCATCCCAAGTTTTTCAGGGTGGCCGAGGCCAAAGAACCCCGGTTTGCCACCCAGGAACTGACCCGGCTGATTCCCCACAATCTCAAGCAGATTTACGATTTTAAAGAGGTCTTGGCCCGGCTGGTGGACAACAGCGAGCACATGGAGTTCAGGCCTGACTACGGCCCTGAAGTCTATACCGGGCTGTGCAAAGTGGACGGGTTTCTGGTGGGCTGTATCGGTAACAACCAGGGGTGGCTGGGAGAAAATTATCCTGAATATGCCGATTACCCCGGGATCGGCGGAAAGCTTTATCGCCAGGGCCTGATCAAGATGAATGAATTTGTTACCCTTTGCGGACGGGACAGGATCCCTGTGATCTGGTTCCAGGATACCTCGGGTATCGATGTGGGGGATATTGCTGAAAAGGCTGAACTGCTCGGTATTGGCCAGTCTTTGATTTACTCCATCCAGCAGACCGATGTCCCCATGATGCTGGTGACCTTGAGAAAGGGAACCGCAGCCGCCCATTATGTCATGGGCGGACCCACGGCCAACCGCCACAATGCATTTACCCTGGGCCTTGCCACAACGGAAATCGCAGTCATGCACGGGGAAACCGCTGCTGCAGCGTCCTATTCCCGTCGTCTGGTAAAGGAGAAAGATGCCGGCCGGCCCCTGGAACCGATAATTGAAAAGATGAACGAGATGGCCCAGGAGTATAGAGATAATTCAAGACCGACCTTTTGCGCCAAACAGGGCTTTGTGGATGAGGTTGTGAAAATGGACGGGCTGCGTCATTATCTTAAGGCCTTTGCCGGGGCAGCCTACCAAAACCCCAAATCCATCTGCCCCCAGCATCATCTTATCACCCCGAGAATCATCAGGGGATGA
- a CDS encoding IclR family transcriptional regulator, translating into MTAPKKFNAIEKALEILLKFEGNKPCWGTRELSKESGFSPATVQRILKVLKSYEFIRQDPKTRQYRIGNIFYPFVETLNASNNLAFTGHGFMETMTRQTGETAHLTVIEKNLGVCIDAIESHKMPMDNHSPLYAGASGKCLLAFSPKPFQEAYFKTVQMTRLTPNTILDHGRLIKEIEQIKSRGYALSLGERTLGLGALSAPVFGYKGDLLASLSLAIPEPRFRCKSHLAACIKCLIQEARAFSKAMGEK; encoded by the coding sequence ATGACCGCCCCAAAAAAATTCAATGCCATTGAAAAGGCCCTGGAAATTCTGCTCAAATTTGAGGGAAACAAGCCCTGCTGGGGTACCAGGGAATTGTCAAAAGAGTCAGGCTTCAGCCCTGCCACGGTGCAGCGGATACTAAAGGTGCTCAAATCCTATGAGTTTATCCGCCAGGATCCCAAAACCCGGCAATACCGTATCGGGAATATCTTTTACCCATTTGTGGAAACCTTGAACGCGTCAAATAATCTGGCCTTTACCGGTCATGGTTTTATGGAGACCATGACCAGGCAGACAGGAGAGACCGCTCATCTTACCGTTATTGAAAAAAACCTGGGGGTCTGTATTGATGCCATTGAATCCCATAAAATGCCCATGGACAACCACTCCCCTCTCTATGCCGGCGCCTCTGGAAAATGTTTGCTGGCATTTTCCCCCAAACCCTTTCAAGAGGCGTATTTTAAAACCGTACAAATGACCCGTTTGACCCCAAACACCATTTTAGATCATGGCAGGCTCATCAAAGAAATTGAACAGATAAAATCCCGGGGGTATGCCCTGAGCCTTGGAGAACGGACCCTGGGCCTGGGGGCATTAAGCGCGCCGGTCTTTGGCTATAAGGGAGACCTTCTGGCCAGCCTCAGCCTGGCGATCCCTGAGCCACGATTTAGGTGCAAGTCACATTTGGCCGCCTGTATCAAATGCCTGATCCAGGAAGCAAGGGCATTCTCCAAGGCCATGGGTGAAAAATAA
- a CDS encoding acyl-CoA dehydrogenase family protein — protein MDFKLSTELTMLQKEVRKFVKKQIEPYADEWDEKHYLPIKEVMRPLGELGYFGTVIPEEYGGEDMGFLAAMIVTEELAKASSSLRVQVNMQVLGCAYTIYKYGNEAVRKKYVEKLCTAEYIGGFGITESDAGSDVMAMASTAEDKGDHWLINGSKTWISNANVADALLFYAYTDKDAGSKGLSAFVIEPKNFKGIKTSSLDKLGSHSSPTGELFLDNVKVPKENLLGNPGDGAKIVFSSLNQTRLSAAAGGVGLAQACLDAAVKYCNERKQFGKKIGEFQMNQDMIAQMATEIEAARLLVYKAAWAKDQGQLNNGLDVAMAKYFVGEVATKASNFAMRILGAYGYSTEYPVARYYRDAPTYSMVEGSANICKWIIALDQLGIRKANR, from the coding sequence ATGGATTTTAAACTCAGCACCGAGCTTACAATGCTCCAAAAAGAAGTCAGAAAATTTGTAAAAAAACAGATCGAGCCCTATGCTGACGAATGGGATGAAAAACATTACCTGCCCATCAAGGAAGTCATGCGGCCCTTGGGGGAACTGGGGTATTTCGGGACGGTCATTCCGGAAGAGTACGGTGGGGAAGACATGGGATTTCTGGCAGCCATGATCGTCACAGAAGAACTGGCCAAGGCCTCTTCATCCCTGAGGGTTCAGGTCAATATGCAGGTACTGGGCTGTGCCTATACCATCTATAAATACGGCAATGAGGCCGTGAGGAAAAAATATGTGGAAAAACTGTGCACAGCAGAATATATCGGCGGGTTTGGCATCACCGAATCAGATGCCGGCTCCGATGTCATGGCCATGGCCTCCACGGCAGAAGATAAAGGGGACCACTGGCTGATCAACGGATCCAAAACCTGGATCTCCAATGCCAATGTTGCTGACGCCCTTCTCTTTTATGCCTATACCGATAAAGATGCCGGTTCAAAAGGGTTGTCTGCCTTTGTAATCGAACCTAAAAACTTTAAAGGGATCAAAACCTCGTCTCTGGATAAGCTGGGCTCCCATTCTTCTCCCACAGGCGAACTTTTCCTGGACAACGTCAAAGTGCCCAAGGAAAACCTCCTGGGCAACCCCGGGGACGGGGCTAAAATCGTATTTTCATCCCTGAACCAGACAAGGCTTTCCGCGGCTGCCGGCGGGGTCGGCTTGGCCCAGGCCTGCCTGGATGCAGCCGTCAAATACTGCAACGAGCGCAAGCAGTTCGGCAAAAAAATCGGCGAGTTTCAGATGAACCAGGACATGATTGCCCAGATGGCCACTGAAATTGAAGCGGCAAGACTGTTGGTGTACAAAGCAGCCTGGGCCAAGGATCAGGGCCAGCTCAACAACGGCCTGGACGTGGCCATGGCCAAATATTTTGTGGGTGAGGTCGCCACCAAGGCATCCAATTTTGCCATGAGAATACTGGGTGCCTACGGATATTCCACAGAATACCCCGTGGCCCGGTATTACAGAGATGCCCCCACCTATTCCATGGTGGAAGGATCTGCCAACATCTGTAAATGGATCATTGCCCTGGATCAGCTCGGGATCAGAAAGGCCAACCGATAA
- a CDS encoding carboxymuconolactone decarboxylase family protein, with amino-acid sequence MDPKEIAKKTGKTAKLYFSTVKEEDKPYYLWQEFDPGLAKDMSLYITGQMYAREKIPHTTRQLITVAALTVLSKPEELKLHIHAALNVGCSQEEIAEVIFQTSIYGGVPAANTALSALKSVLAERKPEESTAEK; translated from the coding sequence ATGGACCCCAAAGAGATTGCAAAAAAAACAGGCAAAACTGCAAAACTCTATTTTTCAACGGTAAAAGAAGAGGATAAACCCTATTATCTCTGGCAGGAATTTGACCCGGGCCTGGCAAAGGACATGTCCTTGTATATCACAGGCCAAATGTATGCCAGAGAAAAAATCCCGCACACCACAAGGCAGCTCATTACAGTTGCCGCGCTCACGGTTCTGTCAAAGCCCGAAGAACTCAAGCTTCACATCCATGCCGCATTGAACGTGGGCTGCTCCCAGGAGGAGATTGCCGAAGTTATTTTCCAGACCAGCATCTACGGCGGGGTGCCTGCGGCCAATACCGCCCTGTCGGCCCTGAAATCGGTATTGGCAGAGCGTAAACCCGAGGAATCAACTGCGGAGAAATAA
- a CDS encoding 50S ribosomal protein L11 methyltransferase: MKNPYEHLHIYNFDVIPELTTRVEAHSAYLGTWEEDGTAFLFFSQPADEVIVDLEARNPGACLVEHYEMSCEQWHGDRIEPYQVESLCIAPPWERMARSDMGTGSTEILLDPGVVFGTGRHQTTEDCLTLIHRFFSKGVIGRMVDIGTGTGLLALGAAALGCGQVLACDFNRLAVETCKKNIGLNRFEDRILAFQARGEDMISIPCDLLVANIHYDVMQHIIAHPGFLEKPWFILSGLLNSETRKVVSVLKDLPVQIVERRCPDGIWNTILGKQQ; encoded by the coding sequence ATGAAAAACCCATACGAGCACCTCCATATTTATAATTTTGATGTCATTCCTGAACTCACAACCCGGGTGGAAGCCCATTCTGCCTACCTTGGCACCTGGGAAGAGGACGGCACGGCCTTTTTGTTTTTTTCCCAACCCGCAGATGAGGTCATTGTAGATCTTGAGGCCCGTAATCCCGGGGCCTGTCTGGTGGAGCATTATGAGATGAGTTGTGAACAATGGCATGGGGACCGCATCGAACCCTATCAGGTCGAGTCCCTGTGTATTGCCCCGCCTTGGGAACGGATGGCCAGGTCGGATATGGGCACGGGGTCAACAGAAATTCTTCTGGACCCGGGCGTGGTCTTTGGCACCGGCCGGCACCAGACCACAGAAGATTGTCTGACCCTGATCCACAGGTTTTTTTCAAAGGGGGTCATAGGGCGGATGGTGGATATCGGCACGGGCACGGGCCTTCTTGCGCTGGGGGCTGCCGCCTTAGGGTGCGGTCAGGTCCTGGCCTGTGATTTTAACAGGCTGGCCGTGGAAACCTGTAAAAAAAATATAGGATTGAACCGGTTTGAAGATCGGATTCTGGCATTTCAGGCCCGGGGAGAGGATATGATTTCCATCCCCTGTGACCTGTTGGTGGCCAATATTCACTATGATGTGATGCAGCACATTATTGCCCATCCCGGATTTTTGGAAAAACCTTGGTTTATCCTGTCCGGGCTGTTGAACTCTGAAACCCGGAAGGTCGTTTCAGTTTTAAAGGACCTGCCGGTTCAGATTGTTGAACGCCGCTGCCCTGACGGGATATGGAATACCATTTTAGGAAAGCAGCAATAA
- a CDS encoding molybdopterin-dependent oxidoreductase — translation MTRIKIRHAVRGILLFLSLYIPLLGGAWADPGVKVMGSESAWPGFEWVGLEDLSPFAEKFRTRDPNFADEGITEYTGVRISKIIKLAGQDKDFGVTIIGADQYVGYLPGEFLDKGFLVWEMAGKPISELNGGPLKIMFKEDAGIHTSCYTWYVKALVAGPVRQAEITLIFGKEIQKFQWDALLSQAVILDRSMLSIAQGCRNEFKGLSSPEIIKAVPLSYFLSDYSLNNKIQSVQLLPFAGPSVTLGPDALDYPMFVLVSCDNQRLHPALGGPFSVVFPVEAYPALYGLVPESGALFFLEKIVVN, via the coding sequence ATGACCAGGATAAAAATCAGACATGCAGTCCGGGGTATTCTTCTGTTTTTATCCCTCTATATTCCTCTTTTGGGGGGTGCCTGGGCAGATCCCGGAGTCAAGGTGATGGGGAGTGAATCGGCATGGCCCGGGTTTGAATGGGTGGGTTTGGAGGATCTGTCCCCCTTTGCAGAAAAGTTTAGAACAAGGGATCCTAACTTTGCAGATGAGGGTATCACAGAGTATACCGGTGTCCGGATTTCCAAGATCATAAAATTGGCAGGGCAAGATAAGGATTTTGGCGTGACCATTATCGGCGCTGACCAATATGTGGGATATCTGCCCGGAGAATTTCTGGACAAAGGGTTTTTAGTCTGGGAAATGGCAGGAAAGCCCATTTCAGAATTAAACGGCGGGCCTCTGAAAATTATGTTCAAAGAAGATGCCGGGATCCACACCTCCTGTTATACCTGGTATGTAAAGGCTCTGGTTGCAGGCCCGGTCCGTCAGGCCGAGATTACCCTGATTTTTGGCAAAGAAATACAAAAATTTCAATGGGATGCGCTTTTGTCACAGGCGGTCATATTGGATCGGTCCATGCTTTCCATTGCCCAGGGATGCCGGAATGAATTTAAGGGCCTGTCCTCGCCTGAAATTATCAAGGCCGTCCCGTTGTCCTATTTTTTATCAGACTATAGTTTGAACAACAAAATTCAGTCTGTTCAATTGTTGCCTTTTGCAGGGCCGAGTGTAACCCTGGGGCCGGATGCCTTGGATTATCCTATGTTTGTTCTGGTCAGCTGTGACAATCAAAGGCTTCACCCTGCTCTGGGCGGCCCTTTTTCTGTTGTTTTCCCCGTTGAAGCCTATCCGGCGCTCTACGGGCTGGTGCCTGAATCCGGCGCCCTTTTTTTTCTTGAAAAGATAGTTGTTAATTAA
- a CDS encoding IS4 family transposase, with protein MTHISVPKKQLRSLNFDNFRCPLIKSLSKAPELQSRGDRPLKMTFEDQINALVYFHLQEHKSARHLIQDLKENVFAKENIAPDGGISRSSFCEAINHRGLEQLQFIFEDLYKQALECHPGEHAELGELVSIDGSLINAVLSMHWANYRKGSKKAKVHCGFDINHGIPNKIFLTEGNGAERTFVPKILSKGQTGVMDRGYQSHKEFDLLQEQGKHFVCRIKTRTTRTIIDNHETPSDSYIFYDALVKLGTPNQNQTKRPVRVVGYKIAGVKYYVATDRHDLTAEQIATIYKLRWTIEDFFKWWKEHLKVYHLIARSEYGLMVQILGGLITYLLLAIHCQKQFNEKVTIKRVRQLRTAILNDLFGCEEQGSHSSNRDNIVKDQKIIEQAKT; from the coding sequence ATGACGCACATCTCAGTCCCTAAAAAACAACTACGGTCCCTGAACTTTGACAATTTCAGGTGCCCTCTGATAAAGTCACTTTCAAAAGCACCGGAATTACAATCTCGAGGAGACCGCCCTTTAAAAATGACATTCGAAGACCAGATAAATGCTTTGGTTTATTTCCATCTTCAGGAGCACAAGTCTGCCCGACATTTAATTCAGGATCTCAAGGAGAATGTTTTTGCTAAAGAAAATATTGCGCCAGACGGTGGTATCAGCCGTAGTAGTTTCTGTGAAGCCATCAATCACAGGGGACTCGAACAACTGCAATTTATCTTTGAGGATCTTTATAAACAGGCTCTTGAGTGTCATCCGGGTGAACACGCCGAGTTAGGAGAGTTGGTTTCCATTGACGGTAGTCTCATAAATGCAGTCCTTTCAATGCACTGGGCGAACTACAGAAAAGGAAGTAAAAAAGCCAAAGTACATTGCGGATTTGACATTAATCACGGAATCCCAAACAAAATCTTTTTGACTGAAGGCAACGGCGCTGAACGCACTTTTGTTCCCAAAATACTTTCCAAGGGGCAAACAGGTGTTATGGATCGTGGATATCAATCCCATAAAGAATTTGACCTGCTTCAGGAGCAAGGCAAACATTTTGTCTGCCGTATAAAAACCAGGACAACAAGAACAATTATTGATAACCACGAGACCCCTTCCGACAGCTACATTTTTTATGATGCACTGGTTAAACTTGGTACTCCGAATCAAAACCAGACGAAAAGGCCTGTTCGGGTTGTTGGCTATAAAATTGCTGGCGTCAAATACTATGTGGCAACTGACAGGCATGATTTAACAGCGGAACAAATAGCAACAATTTATAAACTCCGGTGGACCATTGAGGATTTTTTCAAATGGTGGAAAGAACATCTGAAGGTATATCATCTCATTGCCCGCAGTGAATACGGCCTTATGGTTCAGATTCTTGGCGGCCTTATCACTTACCTGTTACTGGCAATCCATTGCCAAAAACAGTTTAATGAAAAGGTCACGATCAAAAGAGTTCGGCAGCTGCGAACCGCCATTCTAAATGACCTGTTTGGCTGCGAGGAGCAGGGCTCTCATAGTTCAAACAGGGACAATATTGTCAAAGATCAAAAAATTATTGAGCAAGCAAAAACCTAA
- the prmA gene encoding 50S ribosomal protein L11 methyltransferase produces the protein MKFRKMTAQFDTDNIPLAEEMICHVFFFFNLKGVVCHIPIPEPDEGFGTQTLELPKENAIVGYLPDMDASDLIMDKIQKKLDDLASFDIQVNTRIKIVDEQDWADAWKSYFNVTRITDRIVVKPEWKDHTPAPGEVVIHIDPGMAFGTGTHPTTAMCLEMLDNHLEPGQKVLDVGCGSGILMIAAAKLGAGRLTGIDTDPLAVDITRKNLEKNQIEPSVFTLAATTLDQILVQAYDLVVANIIAQVIVDILEEIEKRMTVNGIAVLSGIIQERRPDILRALEACNLCIVREQNQEEWVAMVVCRKKD, from the coding sequence ATGAAATTCAGAAAAATGACCGCCCAGTTTGATACGGACAACATCCCTTTGGCAGAAGAAATGATCTGCCATGTATTTTTTTTCTTTAATCTCAAAGGGGTGGTCTGCCATATTCCCATACCTGAACCGGATGAAGGATTCGGAACCCAAACCCTGGAATTGCCGAAAGAAAATGCCATCGTCGGTTATCTGCCGGACATGGATGCCTCGGACCTGATTATGGATAAAATTCAAAAAAAACTGGATGATCTTGCGAGCTTCGACATCCAGGTCAACACCCGCATTAAAATTGTTGATGAGCAGGACTGGGCCGATGCCTGGAAATCCTATTTCAACGTTACAAGGATCACGGATCGGATTGTGGTAAAACCCGAATGGAAAGACCATACCCCGGCCCCGGGAGAAGTTGTCATCCACATTGATCCTGGCATGGCATTTGGCACCGGCACCCACCCCACAACCGCCATGTGCCTTGAAATGCTGGACAATCACCTTGAACCGGGACAAAAGGTCCTGGACGTCGGTTGCGGGTCCGGCATTCTCATGATTGCCGCGGCAAAACTGGGGGCAGGAAGGTTAACAGGTATTGACACCGATCCTCTGGCCGTGGACATCACCCGGAAAAACCTTGAAAAAAATCAGATTGAACCTAGTGTTTTTACCCTGGCCGCCACCACCCTGGACCAGATCCTGGTCCAGGCCTACGACCTTGTCGTGGCAAATATTATTGCCCAGGTCATTGTAGACATCCTTGAAGAGATAGAAAAAAGAATGACCGTCAACGGCATTGCGGTTCTTTCGGGCATTATCCAGGAACGCCGGCCGGACATTCTTAGGGCATTAGAGGCCTGCAACCTGTGCATTGTCAGAGAGCAAAACCAGGAAGAATGGGTTGCCATGGTGGTCTGCCGGAAAAAAGATTAA